A genome region from Fusarium musae strain F31 chromosome 5, whole genome shotgun sequence includes the following:
- a CDS encoding hypothetical protein (EggNog:ENOG41), whose amino-acid sequence MVRIPNDPYDLRFGHLSHDSPEIWDDNHQSFLRSARPVPVHSHNDYTRHIPLFEALGSGCISIEADVHLRHGNLFVAHSRLSVNPHRTLQGMYLKPLQRMLEARNAGVKDDDWQGFFEMAPKQTVTLLVDLKTAGPETFDALNAQLQPLRDLGYLTYWNGTERIIRPLTVVGTGNTPFESVLAMNSTHRDIFWDAKLESLVSTDDDFSTNPPTYKYNRSNSYFASTRFENAILYRSNFQRVLDTPPSRELDMALTQIEQAKDRGLLARYWDTPSKPPNVRDIAWRVLIDNGIGILNMDDMGLVRGRARGWGALGRDYL is encoded by the coding sequence ATGGTCCGTATACCAAACGACCCCTACGATTTACGATTCGGCCACCTCAGTCACGATAGTCCTGAAATTTGGGACGATAACCATCAATCATTCCTCCGAAGCGCTCGTCCTGTGCCGGTCCACTCGCATAATGATTACACACGGCATATCCCACTATTTGAAGCCCTCGGCTCTGGGTGTATCAGCATCGAAGCAGATGTTCATCTACGACATGGCAATCTTTTTGTTGCGCATTCGCGATTGAGCGTGAACCCCCACCGAACGTTACAAGGAATGTACCTGAAGCCCCTCCAACGCATGTTGGAAGCACGCAACGCGGGAGTAAAGGATGATGACTGGCAAGGCTTCTTCGAAATGGCACCCAAGCAAACCGTCACGCTCCTCGTCGATCTCAAAACAGCTGGCCCGGAAACATTCGATGCGTTGAATGCCCAACTCCAGCCTTTGAGAGACCTCGGCTACTTGACATACTGGAACGGCACAGAGAGAATCATCCGACCTCTCACTGTCGTTGGTACCGGAAACACGCCCTTCGAGTCAGTCTTGGCCATGAACTCCACGCATCGCGACATTTTCTGGGACGCCAAGCTCGAGAGTCTCGTCTCGACAGACGATGACTTCTCAACAAACCCTCCCACATACAAATACAACCGCTCCAATTCATATTTTGCTTCAACAAGATTCGAGAATGCTATTCTCTACAGATCAAACTTCCAGCGCGTACTGGATACACCGCCGTCAAGAGAACTGGACATGGCGTTGACGCAGATTGAGCAGGCCAAGGATCGTGGCCTGTTGGCGCGGTACTGGGATACTCCCTCAAAACCACCGAATGTGAGGGATATCGCATGGAGGGTGTTGATAGACAACGGTATTGGAATCCTGAATATGGATGATATGGGGCTTGTGAGAGGGAGGGCCAGAGGTTGGGGTGCATTGGGCCGTGATTATCTTTGA